One Paenibacillus sp. FSL W8-0186 genomic window carries:
- a CDS encoding DinB family protein — translation MLYDLQGELTMSPIVGILYSAVKENNQRLQLITEGMPQEEVDYKGPNNKFNSTAQIIKHLMYVDLNWVYRIKGEPLPQSLKEQYGPMIDEKGRLPMIQGTPLMTLLSNYKGIISMLEDVCKELDDADLGKIVTFGHENEKSATIRWGIWHIADHSRYHQAHINQLRTWYRENNIIHI, via the coding sequence ATGCTTTACGATTTACAGGGTGAGTTAACCATGTCACCCATTGTGGGAATCCTGTACTCTGCTGTCAAAGAGAATAACCAGCGACTACAACTCATCACTGAAGGCATGCCACAAGAAGAAGTAGACTATAAGGGTCCTAATAACAAATTCAATAGTACCGCTCAAATAATCAAACATCTTATGTATGTTGATCTGAATTGGGTTTATAGAATAAAGGGAGAACCACTTCCTCAGTCATTAAAGGAACAATATGGCCCTATGATAGATGAAAAAGGAAGGCTTCCAATGATCCAAGGGACGCCTTTAATGACACTATTGTCTAATTATAAAGGCATTATATCCATGTTAGAAGATGTATGTAAAGAATTAGATGATGCCGACTTGGGTAAAATTGTCACATTCGGGCATGAGAATGAAAAGTCAGCAACCATTCGATGGGGAATATGGCATATTGCTGATCATAGTCGTTATCATCAGGCTCACATTAATCAGCTTAGAACATGGTATAGAGAAAACAATATCATTCATATTTAA
- a CDS encoding cytochrome P450 codes for MNKSVAHDFDAVTEETFTSMHETFAELRSKCPVAHSNDLGGFWAVLKYEDVVNVLKDPATYVTSVQNVVPKVSTTGRRPPLHLDPPEHTPYRRVLDPFFTDEKMEALRDRVQTTIVNLLDPFIQKGGGDICEEFSHKLPGYVFAEFFNLSKEMSMTIRGVTQQYVKALHVMDKDNIQKYSQELYEIARRIIEDRKLNAYDPSIDVVTAYLQKTYKGKPLPDELILGTIRQLIVVGMIAPVIFMGSISVHLAENPDVQSMLRKEPSLIPAAVEEYLRLYTPYRGFARTAARDVELGGRTIRKDEPIAVVFSSANRDEAVFPNSGQFMINRPNIKDHIAFGSGPHRCPGAPLARMMFQIALKELLVRTKHIELAGDITMTRWPEWGAQSVPLKVDPA; via the coding sequence ATGAATAAAAGTGTTGCGCATGATTTTGACGCAGTGACAGAAGAAACGTTCACAAGCATGCATGAGACCTTTGCTGAACTGCGGTCAAAATGTCCTGTCGCACATAGTAACGATCTAGGTGGATTTTGGGCAGTGTTGAAGTATGAAGATGTTGTCAATGTGCTGAAGGATCCGGCAACCTATGTTACCTCTGTGCAGAATGTGGTGCCTAAAGTGTCTACAACAGGGCGCAGGCCGCCCCTGCATTTAGACCCGCCAGAGCATACGCCATATCGCAGAGTGCTGGATCCGTTCTTTACAGACGAGAAGATGGAAGCCTTAAGAGATCGAGTGCAAACCACGATTGTGAATCTGCTTGATCCGTTTATTCAAAAGGGAGGCGGGGATATTTGCGAAGAATTCTCGCACAAACTGCCAGGCTATGTGTTTGCTGAATTTTTTAACTTATCCAAAGAAATGTCCATGACGATCCGCGGGGTCACACAACAATATGTAAAGGCGCTGCATGTCATGGATAAAGACAATATTCAGAAATACAGTCAGGAGCTGTACGAGATCGCACGGCGAATTATTGAAGACCGGAAGCTGAATGCCTATGATCCATCCATTGATGTGGTAACCGCCTATCTGCAAAAAACATATAAGGGGAAGCCGCTTCCGGATGAACTCATATTAGGAACCATCCGTCAATTAATCGTAGTAGGGATGATTGCTCCGGTTATTTTCATGGGCAGCATCAGCGTTCATCTCGCAGAGAATCCCGATGTACAGAGTATGCTCCGGAAAGAACCTTCGCTTATACCTGCGGCTGTTGAAGAGTACTTAAGACTCTATACCCCATATCGAGGTTTTGCCAGAACAGCCGCGCGGGATGTGGAACTTGGCGGACGGACGATCAGAAAAGATGAACCGATTGCCGTCGTGTTCAGCTCGGCGAATCGTGACGAAGCGGTTTTTCCGAACAGCGGCCAGTTTATGATAAACCGCCCCAATATAAAGGATCATATTGCATTCGGCAGCGGTCCGCATCGCTGTCCAGGGGCGCCGTTAGCTCGAATGATGTTCCAGATTGCATTGAAAGAACTTCTTGTCAGAACGAAGCATATTGAATTAGCGGGAGACATCACGATGACCAGATGGCCTGAGTGGGGAGCTCAGTCGGTTCCGCTTAAAGTGGATCCTGCCTAA
- a CDS encoding SRPBCC domain-containing protein, with translation MANIEHLQTVHVPASKVYEILTTAEGLSEIWTNELSVNNQIGFVNEFRFGSNDITKMRIEELITNKKVVWQCIDSDPEWIGTMISFDIEEKNGKSFITLRHSNWKEVTPFYRSCNYNWAIFLYSLKSYCEDGEGIPYHKRKF, from the coding sequence ATGGCAAATATCGAGCACTTGCAAACCGTTCATGTTCCAGCGTCGAAGGTGTATGAAATTTTAACCACTGCTGAGGGACTGTCGGAAATATGGACCAATGAACTCAGTGTTAATAATCAAATTGGGTTTGTTAATGAATTTCGATTTGGCAGCAATGACATAACTAAGATGAGAATAGAAGAATTGATCACTAATAAAAAAGTCGTTTGGCAGTGTATAGATTCAGATCCAGAATGGATTGGTACGATGATTTCCTTTGATATTGAAGAGAAGAACGGGAAGTCTTTTATTACTTTGCGTCATTCGAACTGGAAAGAAGTAACGCCATTTTATCGCTCCTGTAACTACAACTGGGCTATTTTCCTTTATAGTCTCAAATCCTATTGTGAAGATGGCGAGGGTATCCCCTATCATAAACGTAAGTTCTAA
- a CDS encoding dihydrofolate reductase family protein: MRKLVLFLHASLDGFVEGPNGDMDIGWVSYDADLQNHAKEILSTADTVIWGRGTYQMMHSYWSSVPSNPSASQYERNHAEWIEKTAKIVFSTTLDKVEWNNSRLVKKDVEEEIKNLKQQPGKDMIIIGSPRFAHYLIQLNLIDEFKITVSPVLIGSGLPLFQGLQEMIKLKLIENKTFDSGAIGLVYQTVR; encoded by the coding sequence ATGAGAAAACTTGTTCTATTTTTACACGCATCGCTTGACGGTTTTGTGGAAGGGCCAAACGGTGATATGGACATTGGATGGGTTTCCTACGATGCTGATTTGCAGAATCACGCGAAAGAAATTCTGAGTACTGCCGACACTGTCATTTGGGGACGTGGGACTTATCAGATGATGCACAGTTACTGGTCATCTGTGCCTTCGAACCCATCAGCTTCACAGTATGAACGGAATCATGCCGAGTGGATCGAAAAGACAGCCAAAATCGTTTTTTCTACGACACTGGATAAAGTCGAATGGAACAATTCCAGACTGGTGAAGAAAGATGTCGAGGAAGAGATCAAGAACCTCAAACAGCAGCCAGGCAAAGATATGATCATCATCGGTAGTCCTAGGTTCGCACACTACCTTATACAGCTTAATTTAATCGATGAGTTTAAAATTACGGTTTCTCCCGTCCTGATCGGCAGTGGATTGCCTTTATTTCAAGGTCTCCAGGAGATGATCAAGCTTAAACTTATCGAAAACAAGACCTTTGATTCTGGAGCTATAGGTCTCGTTTACCAAACGGTTAGATGA
- a CDS encoding phosphotransferase yields MFKGSASGAVIMMIVQLEAFFGGGYFPVDDADGFIGVILKFSPLRKTNDAIDWNCIRFIQLSDTITYKIETETTGSYLLRIHSERVNKEEILSELVFLNGLRKVQDLVVPEGIQSRCGSYILECETEEWYRKPYVTLMRWVEGEHWSSEFTDSHVYNIGAMIGRLHKASANLDTPVDFVRPHWGSDSFRQEVAKLERYYPRFLSDSSWKLYQKAIDKIIHQFDRMQRDARNYGLIHADLHSGNVVFNNGHPFPVDFGRCGYEFYLYDMSGALLELTPKHRWLLIQGYESVVKLNKDYIRDLECFFIMTMIENYCHHSSDMREIPSLIEEQKYALAYINEYINDRTFLFEVIEAVDTELI; encoded by the coding sequence GTGTTTAAGGGAAGTGCTTCAGGCGCTGTAATTATGATGATAGTTCAATTAGAAGCTTTTTTTGGCGGCGGTTATTTTCCGGTTGATGATGCTGATGGTTTTATTGGTGTCATCTTGAAATTTTCGCCTTTGAGAAAAACGAACGATGCTATTGATTGGAATTGTATTCGTTTTATTCAATTGTCAGATACGATTACATATAAAATAGAAACTGAAACGACAGGAAGTTACCTGCTTCGCATTCATTCCGAAAGAGTCAACAAAGAAGAAATTTTGTCTGAACTTGTTTTTCTGAATGGATTAAGGAAAGTACAGGATTTGGTAGTGCCAGAAGGGATTCAAAGCCGTTGTGGCTCTTATATTTTAGAGTGTGAGACAGAAGAATGGTATCGGAAACCATACGTCACGTTAATGAGGTGGGTTGAGGGTGAGCACTGGAGTAGTGAGTTCACAGACAGCCATGTATATAACATAGGTGCCATGATAGGTAGACTTCATAAAGCTTCTGCTAATTTGGATACACCCGTTGATTTTGTCCGACCTCATTGGGGGAGTGATAGCTTCAGGCAAGAGGTAGCTAAACTAGAGCGTTATTATCCACGATTTCTATCGGACAGCTCATGGAAACTATATCAAAAAGCTATAGATAAGATCATTCATCAATTTGATCGTATGCAGCGAGATGCTCGAAACTATGGCTTAATTCATGCAGATCTCCACTCTGGGAACGTTGTGTTTAACAATGGACATCCATTCCCCGTTGATTTTGGAAGATGCGGCTACGAATTTTATTTGTATGATATGTCAGGTGCATTATTAGAGCTTACCCCTAAACATCGATGGTTACTTATTCAAGGATATGAGAGTGTAGTCAAACTAAATAAGGATTACATCCGTGATCTGGAGTGTTTTTTCATTATGACTATGATTGAAAATTATTGTCATCACTCGTCTGATATGAGAGAAATCCCCAGTTTAATTGAAGAGCAAAAGTATGCACTGGCTTACATTAATGAATACATAAATGATAGGACATTCTTATTTGAAGTGATAGAAGCTGTAGATACTGAACTAATATAG
- a CDS encoding phosphotransferase, with product MNIGEKLKLRRRKAGFTQEQIASRMNITRQTLSNWEVGKNVPDIHSIIVLAQLYGLSLDELLLGKIYFKGVPAMLPKRSKDEIHAMICGHYPEASQVRELTGGLASQTFAFEANSQRYVFKTGSRKEVHEKEQWVYNRYHHVLPLRRAILIQGSEDQPPYAIYDFIEGDKMFDLNSQELVDIVPSVLEILSILNSIEVSEEIGYGRFDSTGNAPYPSWNDFVEAIYNEDIYNWSELDKKGLDADVIDAAVRKLKKGADKIKITKKQLIHGDLGSFNLIAEQGRISGIIDWSLALYGDHLYDIANFMFWNEDKLQPLIAHLKTRYMDTSEDRNTITCYMLRIGLEELYNTVILNETGYDVEWVANRLRKITNE from the coding sequence ATGAACATTGGCGAGAAGCTCAAACTCAGAAGGCGAAAAGCCGGATTTACCCAGGAACAAATTGCTTCAAGAATGAACATTACAAGGCAAACGTTGTCCAACTGGGAAGTCGGCAAAAATGTACCGGACATTCATTCAATCATTGTACTCGCCCAACTCTACGGCCTCTCCTTGGATGAATTGCTGCTTGGCAAAATCTATTTTAAAGGAGTGCCGGCCATGTTGCCAAAACGATCGAAGGATGAGATCCACGCAATGATTTGCGGTCACTACCCTGAGGCGTCTCAAGTGAGGGAACTTACTGGAGGATTAGCTTCTCAGACGTTCGCTTTCGAAGCGAACAGTCAGCGATACGTATTCAAGACGGGATCACGCAAGGAAGTACACGAGAAAGAACAATGGGTTTATAACAGGTATCATCATGTATTGCCGCTTAGACGCGCAATCCTGATTCAAGGGTCAGAAGATCAGCCGCCTTATGCGATATACGATTTCATCGAAGGGGATAAAATGTTCGATCTGAACAGCCAGGAGTTGGTCGATATCGTTCCTTCTGTTCTTGAAATTCTCTCGATCCTAAATTCAATCGAAGTATCGGAAGAAATCGGGTATGGACGCTTTGACAGCACAGGGAATGCCCCTTATCCTTCGTGGAACGATTTTGTTGAAGCGATCTATAACGAGGATATTTACAACTGGTCTGAGCTGGACAAGAAGGGCCTTGATGCCGATGTGATTGATGCTGCAGTTCGGAAATTAAAGAAAGGTGCAGATAAAATAAAAATAACGAAAAAACAGTTGATCCATGGCGATCTAGGTTCATTTAATTTGATTGCCGAACAGGGACGCATTTCCGGAATCATTGATTGGAGTTTAGCCTTGTACGGGGACCATCTGTATGATATAGCGAATTTTATGTTCTGGAACGAGGATAAGCTTCAGCCTCTCATTGCGCACCTAAAAACAAGATATATGGACACTTCTGAAGACAGGAACACGATTACTTGCTACATGCTCCGCATTGGTCTCGAAGAACTATATAATACGGTGATCTTAAATGAAACCGGCTACGATGTGGAATGGGTAGCAAATCGGCTCCGGAAGATTACAAATGAATAG
- a CDS encoding acetyl-CoA C-acetyltransferase → MSRNEIVIIDGARTAFAKFGGAFKNLSAIELGAITAKEALKRAKVEPEEIDHVVFGNVIQSSPDAVLMARHVGLKAGIPKEAPALTVNRLCGSGLESITQAARMIMTGESDIALAGGAENMSQIPHVLRGARWGIPLFEAPMQDYLYEALYDPVGQVYMAETGENLAVQYGLTREEIDQHALSSHNKALAAMEAGRLGEEIVPIEVRERKQTIVVDRDEHPRQTSMEKLAKLEPKFKADGVVTAGNASGINDGAASVVVTSAEYAASRGLKPIARLVSWAVAGVDPKIMGIGPCPAIQKALKQAGLSLQDMDLIEINEAFSAQYLACQKQLGFDPAIGNVNGGAVALGHPLGASGTRISLSLIYELGRRGKKYGISSLCIGGGQGIAAIWERL, encoded by the coding sequence ATGAGCCGCAATGAAATTGTGATCATTGATGGAGCAAGAACGGCGTTTGCTAAATTTGGCGGCGCGTTCAAGAATCTGTCCGCTATTGAGCTGGGGGCGATCACGGCAAAAGAAGCACTAAAACGTGCTAAAGTGGAACCCGAGGAAATTGATCATGTGGTGTTCGGAAATGTAATTCAGTCCAGCCCGGATGCCGTCCTAATGGCTCGGCATGTCGGACTGAAAGCGGGCATTCCTAAAGAGGCTCCAGCGCTTACCGTAAACCGGCTGTGCGGTTCGGGACTGGAATCCATTACGCAGGCTGCAAGAATGATTATGACGGGAGAATCCGATATCGCACTTGCAGGCGGAGCCGAAAATATGAGTCAGATTCCGCACGTCCTTCGCGGAGCCAGATGGGGAATTCCATTATTTGAGGCACCTATGCAGGACTACCTGTATGAAGCACTGTATGATCCTGTAGGCCAGGTTTATATGGCAGAAACAGGGGAAAACCTGGCCGTACAGTACGGTTTGACGCGGGAAGAAATCGATCAGCATGCTTTATCCAGCCATAACAAGGCGTTAGCCGCCATGGAGGCTGGACGCCTAGGCGAGGAAATCGTTCCGATTGAGGTGCGCGAACGCAAGCAAACGATCGTGGTTGATCGCGACGAGCATCCGCGCCAAACCAGCATGGAGAAGCTCGCAAAGCTCGAACCCAAATTCAAGGCAGATGGTGTGGTTACAGCTGGCAATGCCAGCGGCATTAATGACGGGGCAGCCTCCGTGGTGGTGACTTCAGCAGAATATGCAGCGAGTCGAGGCCTGAAGCCGATTGCCCGATTGGTATCATGGGCCGTAGCAGGTGTAGATCCCAAGATTATGGGCATTGGTCCATGCCCGGCTATACAGAAGGCATTGAAGCAGGCGGGTCTCTCTTTACAGGATATGGATCTGATTGAAATTAACGAGGCTTTTTCAGCACAGTACTTGGCTTGCCAAAAGCAGCTTGGTTTTGACCCAGCGATCGGAAATGTCAATGGTGGAGCCGTTGCTTTAGGTCACCCTCTCGGCGCTTCAGGAACTAGAATATCACTGTCCCTAATTTACGAACTAGGACGCAGAGGCAAGAAATACGGCATTTCTTCCTTATGTATTGGCGGAGGACAGGGCATCGCGGCCATTTGGGAAAGATTGTAG
- a CDS encoding MBL fold metallo-hydrolase, translating to MGTQYQLKMLSLNYHGLLIHPVLLMDENVTILIDTGFPGQFEELLEAMSQAGSPVQKLDVVLLTHQDLDHIGNLPDILKFKRDSLKVYAHRLEKPYIQAELPLLKDPDHAPLKGRVDHELVDGQVLPFFDGITVIHTPGHTPGHVSFYLNREKILVAGDSMYSENGTLGGVHAPTTHDVETAKCSLRKYLDFDVQTVICYHGGIVQENVNDQIRKLCVL from the coding sequence ATGGGTACTCAATACCAGTTAAAGATGCTTAGTTTAAACTATCATGGTCTCCTTATTCATCCAGTATTGCTAATGGATGAAAATGTAACCATTTTGATTGATACCGGGTTCCCGGGTCAGTTTGAAGAACTGTTAGAGGCAATGTCGCAAGCAGGATCTCCGGTACAGAAGTTGGATGTCGTTTTATTGACACATCAGGACCTGGATCACATCGGAAATCTCCCAGATATTTTGAAATTCAAAAGAGATAGCCTGAAAGTGTATGCACACAGACTTGAAAAACCATATATTCAAGCAGAGCTGCCATTACTCAAGGATCCGGATCATGCCCCGTTAAAAGGTCGTGTTGACCATGAACTTGTGGACGGCCAGGTATTGCCGTTCTTTGATGGAATAACGGTTATTCATACTCCGGGTCATACACCTGGACACGTCAGCTTCTATTTAAATAGGGAGAAAATCCTGGTCGCGGGCGATTCTATGTACAGTGAAAATGGAACGTTAGGCGGTGTCCATGCCCCTACCACTCATGATGTAGAGACCGCGAAGTGTTCCTTAAGAAAGTATTTGGATTTCGATGTACAAACCGTGATTTGCTATCATGGGGGGATCGTACAAGAGAATGTAAATGATCAGATTCGCAAACTTTGTGTCCTGTAA
- a CDS encoding effector binding domain-containing protein, with translation MQRQKLEKFKCELTTREYSLIGQSITANFPSGFPDAALKVQLEFVERRSEIINSKDKEVLLSPYMCNGIIATYFACLEVSDLTDIPEGMIGFTLPAQTYAKINCTNKSIGEAYDRIFKWMSEKGYVQRFLENTFPIEIFYFEENVEEEDVEILIPIRT, from the coding sequence ATGCAAAGACAAAAACTTGAGAAATTTAAATGTGAATTAACAACACGGGAATATTCGTTGATCGGTCAGAGCATTACAGCTAATTTTCCGAGTGGATTTCCTGACGCTGCCCTGAAAGTACAGTTGGAGTTCGTTGAAAGAAGAAGTGAAATTATAAATTCCAAGGACAAGGAAGTATTGCTCTCACCGTATATGTGTAATGGAATTATTGCTACATATTTTGCTTGTTTGGAAGTCAGTGATTTGACCGATATTCCGGAAGGGATGATTGGATTCACTTTGCCTGCCCAAACCTATGCAAAGATTAATTGTACAAACAAATCGATTGGCGAGGCGTACGATAGGATTTTCAAATGGATGAGTGAGAAAGGGTATGTTCAGAGATTTCTAGAAAACACGTTCCCAATAGAGATTTTTTACTTTGAAGAGAATGTGGAAGAAGAAGATGTTGAAATTCTAATACCGATCAGAACCTAA
- a CDS encoding carboxylesterase/lipase family protein, producing MVDLIAECAYGKLKGEQNGAVICWKGIPYAKAPLRDLRYAPPQEPEPWQGVRDATEYGFASLQPIKEKVMDEDCLSLNIWSPGADHRRRPVLVWIHGGGFMVGAGSDPMFDGKSFAEKGDLVVVTINYRLGAMGFLYLDEWGGTAFQDSGNLGILDQIAALKWVQQNISAFGGDPNQVTIFGESAGGRSVGLHLALPQSKGLFHRAIIQSGMISTYRSKSDASRITNEILKKLQISADHLHLLRTISAEQILEAAPPLRPAVGLEPTFEDNFFSKMPLAAAADGFNKDIPVIIGTTQHEVTPNMDPEWAGKSDEELLALFKQRVGDVLQQAVSFYSTKYDQDPSLLHQLARLLTFHDFNIPAIKLAEHRNLHQAPTWVYRFDWTSEAAGGFAFHGIEVPFVFNNLDASKALTGPASESQAVADQIHAAWIAFAKTGSPNGPGLPVWSPYSSEERETMLFNKESKLDRDPNSDEREFWEQV from the coding sequence ATGGTGGATTTAATCGCTGAGTGCGCTTATGGAAAATTAAAAGGGGAGCAGAATGGGGCTGTGATCTGCTGGAAGGGGATTCCCTATGCGAAAGCTCCCCTCCGCGATCTCCGATATGCTCCGCCGCAAGAGCCTGAACCATGGCAAGGGGTGCGTGATGCAACAGAATATGGATTTGCTTCGCTTCAGCCTATAAAGGAAAAGGTAATGGATGAAGATTGTTTATCCTTAAATATCTGGTCGCCAGGCGCAGATCATCGTCGACGTCCAGTTTTAGTATGGATTCATGGCGGCGGCTTTATGGTAGGAGCTGGATCGGATCCCATGTTTGATGGCAAATCCTTCGCGGAGAAAGGAGATCTTGTTGTCGTTACGATCAATTACCGATTAGGCGCCATGGGATTTCTTTATCTGGATGAATGGGGAGGCACAGCATTTCAGGATTCAGGGAATCTTGGCATTCTGGATCAAATTGCTGCGCTAAAATGGGTGCAGCAGAATATATCCGCCTTCGGAGGGGATCCGAACCAAGTGACCATTTTCGGTGAATCCGCAGGCGGCCGAAGTGTCGGTCTTCACTTGGCCCTTCCTCAGTCGAAGGGACTCTTTCATCGAGCCATCATTCAAAGTGGAATGATTTCAACTTACCGCAGCAAATCGGATGCCAGCCGAATTACGAATGAGATTCTGAAGAAGCTGCAGATCAGTGCGGATCATTTGCACCTATTAAGAACTATTTCAGCGGAACAGATCCTGGAAGCAGCACCGCCCTTAAGACCAGCCGTAGGTTTAGAGCCCACCTTTGAAGATAACTTCTTCTCCAAAATGCCGCTTGCTGCTGCTGCCGATGGCTTCAACAAGGACATACCTGTCATCATAGGAACTACGCAGCATGAGGTTACACCGAACATGGACCCGGAATGGGCAGGGAAGAGTGATGAAGAGCTGCTGGCACTATTTAAACAACGAGTGGGGGATGTATTGCAGCAGGCGGTTTCCTTTTATTCCACAAAATACGATCAGGATCCTAGTTTGCTGCATCAGCTTGCCCGTTTGCTGACCTTCCACGATTTCAATATACCAGCCATTAAGCTGGCTGAACACCGAAATCTACATCAAGCGCCGACCTGGGTTTATCGCTTTGACTGGACTTCGGAAGCAGCTGGAGGATTCGCTTTTCATGGCATTGAGGTTCCATTTGTGTTCAATAACCTGGATGCGTCCAAAGCATTGACAGGGCCAGCATCTGAGAGTCAGGCTGTTGCCGACCAGATTCATGCAGCTTGGATCGCATTTGCTAAGACGGGAAGCCCTAACGGGCCAGGCCTGCCAGTTTGGTCACCCTACAGCAGCGAGGAGAGGGAAACGATGCTATTTAATAAGGAGAGCAAGCTTGATCGGGATCCCAACTCCGATGAGCGAGAGTTCTGGGAGCAAGTCTAA
- a CDS encoding MFS transporter gives MSWQRTLWILWMANFSTATGISMILPFLPLYLGELGVTDESEVLLWSGFIFSAQALTSIFFQPIWGSFADRYGHKLMLMRAGIFGSIITMLMGFAGGPWHLLLLRMANGAASGFIPMAVSMQAAVTPDQHTGKALGTLQTGVTAGMLIGPLIGGVLAGFFGFRTVFILTGLLSLVSTLIVGIYVKNNKPKQREVKETPAQGWSVMLPLLPIFAATMLTQLAMMSIQPIIPIYAASLTDGSHTELIAGLVISVAGIGTLIGSPILGRMGDAIGQRAVLIFSLIMCGMTFIPQALTSSIIVLLASRFCLGLFIGGMLPSLNTLIKKLAPQHMQSRAQGLNASSQFIGNLTGPIMGSVISASFGFRSIFFITMGLLFANAIIIWMNQKLKQQIKEHEAQQGPVI, from the coding sequence ATGAGCTGGCAACGTACCTTATGGATCTTATGGATGGCGAATTTCAGTACAGCAACAGGCATCAGTATGATTCTTCCGTTCCTGCCTTTATATCTAGGGGAACTTGGTGTCACAGATGAGTCGGAAGTTTTGCTTTGGTCAGGTTTCATTTTTTCAGCTCAAGCACTTACTAGTATTTTTTTTCAACCGATATGGGGCTCCTTTGCAGATCGGTATGGTCATAAGCTGATGCTGATGCGGGCTGGAATATTCGGCAGCATCATCACGATGCTGATGGGTTTCGCAGGCGGGCCATGGCACTTGCTGCTGCTCCGTATGGCTAACGGGGCTGCATCCGGTTTTATACCGATGGCTGTCTCGATGCAAGCCGCGGTCACACCTGATCAGCATACAGGAAAAGCACTAGGGACCCTTCAAACTGGGGTGACCGCCGGGATGCTGATCGGTCCGCTCATTGGCGGGGTGCTGGCCGGCTTTTTTGGATTTCGTACGGTTTTTATTCTGACTGGACTTCTGTCCCTTGTCTCTACTCTGATTGTTGGCATTTATGTCAAGAACAATAAACCGAAGCAGAGAGAAGTCAAAGAGACACCAGCCCAGGGATGGTCTGTCATGCTGCCGCTGCTGCCTATCTTTGCTGCTACCATGCTGACACAATTAGCAATGATGTCTATACAGCCCATCATCCCGATCTATGCCGCATCTTTAACTGACGGTTCCCATACGGAATTGATTGCTGGTCTTGTCATTTCAGTCGCTGGCATTGGCACATTAATTGGATCTCCCATATTAGGAAGGATGGGGGACGCCATCGGGCAGCGAGCTGTTCTCATCTTCTCGCTCATCATGTGCGGGATGACCTTTATTCCCCAAGCCCTGACGAGCAGCATCATTGTATTGCTGGCCAGCCGTTTCTGCTTAGGGTTATTCATTGGAGGAATGCTGCCCTCCCTGAACACACTGATCAAAAAGCTTGCCCCGCAGCATATGCAATCCAGAGCGCAGGGATTAAATGCATCAAGTCAATTCATTGGCAATTTAACAGGCCCGATTATGGGAAGTGTCATATCAGCCAGTTTTGGTTTCAGATCTATATTTTTCATTACCATGGGGCTGCTGTTCGCAAATGCGATAATTATTTGGATGAACCAAAAGCTTAAGCAGCAAATTAAGGAACACGAAGCTCAGCAGGGTCCAGTCATTTAA
- a CDS encoding MarR family transcriptional regulator — MHNNHLSSAWFGTWFRKISLYLTNIMDKILAQHGITSSQYWILKLLWEKEGVTQKQLVQHLGVRGASLTGMLDSMEARGWVLRKLHPKDARVKLVYLTPEGKALEAVVLDLIMTNEENLSKGFSEEEKVLLRSMLNRVWTNLEEAKKLFG; from the coding sequence ATGCATAACAATCACCTATCCAGCGCTTGGTTCGGAACATGGTTTCGAAAGATATCACTATACTTAACCAATATTATGGACAAAATATTGGCTCAACATGGGATCACTAGCTCACAATACTGGATTTTAAAGCTGCTGTGGGAGAAGGAGGGTGTCACCCAAAAACAGCTCGTTCAACACCTCGGTGTAAGAGGGGCATCCTTAACAGGAATGCTGGATAGTATGGAAGCTAGAGGCTGGGTGCTTAGAAAACTGCATCCTAAAGATGCAAGGGTGAAGCTCGTTTATTTAACACCAGAGGGAAAGGCACTGGAAGCTGTCGTGCTTGATTTAATCATGACGAATGAAGAAAACCTGAGTAAGGGGTTTAGCGAGGAAGAAAAAGTGCTGCTGAGATCCATGTTGAATCGAGTGTGGACCAATTTAGAGGAAGCCAAGAAGCTATTTGGATAG